The Deinococcus koreensis genome window below encodes:
- a CDS encoding aerobic carbon-monoxide dehydrogenase large subunit, with translation MTTTDKNYSMGKSMKRKEDPRFLTGQGNYVDDLVIPGMLSMAIVHSPYPHARIKGIDKTAALAVPGVKAVITGEDLVAASLGWLPTFHGFDKQMVLAVGKVLFQHQEVAAVFAETREAAMDAAELVDVDYEPLDPVSTPFESMKDETILRDDRENKTNHIFHWESGHQDETEAALAASEVIINEKVYSPRCHPSPLEPCGCVAQFDSMGRLHFHVTSQAPHVHRTAISIVTGIPEDKIHVISPDIGGGFGNKVPVYPGYVCAIVGALILKTPVKWIETRTENLTTTGFARDYHMDVTIGARADGTVTALKVKTVADHGAFDAAADPTQYPAGMFGVVTGSYDFPVAFTELDAYFTNKAPGGVAYRCSFRVTEASYAIERGMDLLAGELKMDPAELRKKNFVQKDEFPYKSALGFTYDSGDYEGTLDHAMKLIGYDDLRKEQAEKRSRGELMGIGLSTFTEVVGAGPSKHFDILGIKMFDSAEIRIHPTGSGIIRTGTKSQGQGHETTWAQIVAEELGLDPQNLLVEEGDTDTAPYGLGTYASRSTPVAGAALALAARRIREKARVFAAHLLEASVDDVEWVDHKFSIMGAPDKSVTMKEVAFAAYTNPGEGNEPGLEASLYYDPPNMTFPHGTYIAVVDVDAETGEVKVRRFLAVDDCGTVINPMIVEGQVHGGLTEGYAIAFMQEIPYDAQGNNMAPNLMEYLIPTAVESPIWETGSTVTPSPHHPIGAKGVGESPNVGSPAAFVNAVMDALSPLGVKHIDMPLTREKVWLAVQNAKAVAGD, from the coding sequence GTGACCACCACAGACAAGAACTACTCCATGGGCAAGTCCATGAAGCGCAAGGAAGACCCGCGCTTCCTGACCGGCCAGGGCAACTACGTCGACGACCTCGTCATTCCGGGCATGCTCAGCATGGCGATCGTGCACAGCCCCTACCCGCACGCGCGGATTAAAGGCATCGACAAAACGGCCGCGTTGGCCGTGCCCGGCGTGAAGGCGGTCATCACCGGGGAAGACCTGGTGGCCGCCAGCCTGGGGTGGCTGCCCACCTTCCACGGCTTCGACAAGCAGATGGTGCTGGCGGTCGGCAAGGTGCTGTTCCAGCATCAGGAGGTCGCCGCCGTGTTCGCCGAGACGCGCGAGGCCGCCATGGACGCCGCCGAACTGGTGGACGTGGACTACGAGCCGCTCGATCCGGTCTCCACGCCCTTCGAGTCCATGAAGGACGAGACGATCCTGCGTGACGACCGCGAGAACAAGACCAACCACATCTTCCACTGGGAGAGCGGCCACCAGGACGAGACCGAGGCCGCGCTGGCCGCGTCCGAGGTCATCATCAACGAGAAGGTGTACTCGCCGCGCTGCCACCCCTCACCGCTGGAACCCTGCGGCTGCGTGGCGCAGTTCGACTCGATGGGCCGCCTGCACTTCCACGTGACCAGCCAGGCGCCGCACGTCCACCGCACGGCCATCTCCATCGTGACCGGCATCCCCGAGGACAAGATCCACGTCATCTCGCCGGACATCGGCGGGGGCTTCGGCAACAAGGTGCCCGTGTACCCCGGTTACGTCTGCGCCATCGTAGGTGCGCTGATCCTCAAAACCCCGGTCAAGTGGATCGAGACCCGCACCGAGAACCTCACCACCACCGGCTTCGCCCGCGACTACCACATGGACGTGACCATCGGCGCGCGCGCAGACGGCACGGTGACCGCCCTGAAGGTCAAGACGGTGGCCGACCACGGCGCCTTCGACGCCGCCGCCGACCCCACCCAGTACCCGGCCGGCATGTTCGGCGTGGTCACCGGCTCCTACGACTTCCCGGTGGCCTTCACCGAACTGGACGCCTACTTCACCAACAAGGCGCCCGGCGGCGTGGCGTACCGCTGCTCCTTCCGCGTGACCGAGGCCAGCTACGCCATCGAGCGCGGCATGGATCTGCTGGCCGGCGAGCTGAAGATGGACCCGGCCGAGCTGCGGAAGAAGAACTTCGTGCAGAAGGACGAATTCCCGTACAAGAGCGCGCTGGGCTTCACCTACGACTCCGGCGACTACGAGGGCACCCTCGACCACGCCATGAAGCTGATCGGCTACGACGACCTGCGTAAGGAGCAGGCCGAGAAGCGCTCACGCGGTGAACTGATGGGCATCGGCCTCTCGACCTTCACGGAAGTCGTGGGCGCCGGCCCCAGCAAGCACTTCGACATCCTGGGCATCAAGATGTTCGACTCCGCCGAGATCCGCATCCACCCCACCGGCAGCGGGATCATCCGCACGGGCACCAAGAGCCAGGGCCAGGGGCACGAGACCACCTGGGCGCAGATCGTCGCCGAGGAACTGGGCCTCGATCCACAGAACCTGCTGGTCGAGGAAGGCGACACCGACACCGCTCCATACGGCCTGGGCACCTACGCCAGCCGCAGCACGCCCGTCGCCGGGGCCGCCCTGGCGCTGGCCGCGCGGCGCATCCGCGAGAAGGCCAGGGTCTTCGCCGCGCACCTGCTCGAAGCGTCCGTGGACGACGTGGAATGGGTCGATCACAAGTTCTCCATCATGGGCGCCCCGGACAAGTCCGTGACCATGAAGGAAGTGGCGTTCGCCGCCTACACCAACCCCGGCGAGGGCAACGAACCCGGCCTGGAAGCCAGCCTCTACTACGATCCACCCAACATGACCTTCCCCCACGGCACCTACATCGCCGTGGTGGACGTGGACGCCGAGACCGGTGAGGTCAAGGTGCGCCGTTTCCTGGCGGTCGACGACTGCGGCACCGTCATCAACCCGATGATCGTGGAGGGCCAGGTGCACGGCGGCCTGACCGAGGGCTACGCCATCGCCTTCATGCAGGAGATTCCCTACGACGCCCAGGGCAACAACATGGCCCCCAACCTGATGGAATACCTGATTCCCACCGCCGTGGAGTCCCCGATCTGGGAGACCGGCAGCACGGTCACCCCCAGCCCCCACCATCCCATCGGCGCCAAGGGCGTGGGCGAGAGCCCCAACGTGGGCAGCCCCGCCGCCTTCGTGAACGCCGTGATGGACGCCCTGAGCCCGCTGGGCGTGAAGCACATCGACATGCCCCTGACCCGTGAGAAGGTCTGGTTGGCCGTGCAGAACGCCAAAGCGGTCGCGGGAGACTGA
- a CDS encoding XdhC family protein, whose product MNDSEPPAVHPSPVREAEVLSDLPARLAQLAHDGAAAAVATVVSRRAPVSAQVGDKALIHENGHMEGFVGGACSREIVRRQALLALQGGQARLVRIVPGASAQGAEHAFAERVTVPMNCASEGESEVFIEPLLPPRLLIVVGRTPVAQAIATHARLMGDRVWRVLDDDETQGHTDGPDAVGLGELSARLGALPESARSRVRCVVASQGHYDETAIETLLRAQPNPVGLLASRRRAATVRETLQMLSGFTEADLGRIRAPVGLALGARTPHEVAVSVLAELVQLDRMAQAQGQQETASGAAAQEASSASSKSAAPPASAPSSSAPPPSAPAASAPPSSLLSQVMSLPALPVAQAGTSTSTSTDPVCGMSVTLPARHTAELDGVTYAFCCPHCKARFLKDPAAYLSA is encoded by the coding sequence ATGAACGACTCCGAACCCCCAGCGGTTCACCCCAGTCCTGTCCGGGAAGCGGAAGTCCTGAGCGACCTGCCCGCTCGTCTGGCCCAGCTCGCCCACGACGGCGCCGCGGCCGCAGTGGCGACCGTGGTCTCGCGCAGGGCCCCGGTCTCGGCCCAGGTGGGCGACAAGGCGCTGATCCACGAGAACGGACACATGGAGGGCTTCGTGGGCGGCGCCTGCTCGCGCGAGATCGTGCGGCGCCAGGCGCTGCTGGCCCTGCAGGGCGGGCAGGCCCGGCTGGTGCGGATCGTGCCCGGCGCCAGCGCGCAGGGGGCCGAACACGCCTTCGCCGAGCGCGTCACCGTGCCCATGAACTGCGCCTCGGAAGGGGAGAGCGAGGTCTTCATCGAGCCGCTGCTGCCGCCCCGGCTGCTGATCGTGGTGGGCCGCACCCCGGTCGCCCAGGCCATCGCCACCCACGCCCGCCTGATGGGTGACCGCGTGTGGCGCGTGCTGGACGATGACGAGACCCAGGGGCACACGGACGGCCCGGACGCCGTGGGGCTGGGCGAGCTGTCGGCGCGGCTGGGCGCCCTGCCGGAGTCGGCGCGCTCGCGGGTGCGCTGCGTGGTGGCCTCGCAGGGCCATTACGACGAGACGGCCATCGAGACCCTGCTGCGGGCCCAGCCGAACCCGGTCGGCCTGCTCGCCAGCCGCCGGCGCGCCGCGACCGTGCGCGAGACCCTGCAGATGCTCAGCGGCTTCACGGAGGCTGACCTGGGCCGGATCCGCGCCCCGGTGGGTCTGGCGCTGGGCGCCCGCACCCCGCACGAGGTCGCCGTGAGCGTGCTGGCCGAACTCGTGCAGCTCGACCGGATGGCTCAGGCGCAGGGACAGCAGGAGACGGCGTCCGGAGCGGCCGCCCAGGAGGCTTCATCCGCAAGCTCCAAGAGCGCTGCCCCGCCTGCCTCTGCTCCATCCTCATCTGCCCCACCCCCATCTGCGCCGGCCGCATCGGCGCCGCCCTCATCCCTGCTCTCCCAGGTCATGAGCCTGCCCGCCCTGCCGGTCGCCCAGGCGGGCACCTCCACCTCCACCTCCACCGATCCCGTGTGCGGCATGAGCGTCACGCTGCCCGCCAGGCACACGGCTGAATTGGACGGCGTGACCTACGCCTTCTGCTGTCCGCACTGCAAGGCGCGCTTCCTGAAAGACCCGGCGGCGTACCTGAGCGCCTGA
- a CDS encoding FAD binding domain-containing protein, whose product MAGFCPGERRTVFPAAFDYARMHSAEEAISALAQHGGDARILAGGQSLIPAMRYRLARPAVLLDIGGLNDLKYLREEGGFLRIGAMTADMTLERDKNVRSRYSLLTATSDVVADPVVRCVGTVVGSLCHNDPSGDWGAASLAARAVMVVRGEGGERLIPIDEWLVDSFQTALREGEMAVEVRFPVPEPRTEGAYQKIERKVGDYATAAAAVQLTVDDSGRVTRAGVALTAAGPRPVRVEAAERILVGQLLSENLILAASDEARAISEPFADNRGGVDYKKDMARVLVARGLRQTAQRLNITLGASA is encoded by the coding sequence ATGGCCGGGTTCTGTCCTGGCGAAAGGAGAACTGTGTTTCCAGCAGCCTTTGACTACGCCCGTATGCACTCTGCCGAGGAGGCCATCTCCGCTCTGGCCCAGCACGGCGGCGATGCCCGCATCCTGGCCGGCGGCCAGAGCCTGATTCCCGCCATGCGCTACCGGCTGGCGAGGCCCGCCGTACTGCTCGATATCGGCGGTTTGAACGATCTGAAATACCTGCGTGAAGAGGGCGGCTTCCTGCGGATCGGCGCCATGACGGCCGACATGACACTGGAAAGGGATAAGAACGTCCGTTCCCGCTACAGCCTGCTCACGGCGACCAGCGACGTGGTGGCCGATCCGGTCGTGCGCTGCGTGGGCACCGTGGTCGGCAGCCTGTGCCACAACGACCCCTCCGGCGACTGGGGCGCGGCCTCGCTGGCGGCCCGCGCGGTCATGGTCGTGCGCGGAGAGGGCGGTGAACGCCTGATCCCCATCGACGAGTGGCTGGTCGACTCCTTCCAGACCGCCCTGCGCGAGGGCGAGATGGCCGTCGAGGTGCGCTTTCCCGTCCCCGAGCCCCGCACCGAGGGCGCCTACCAGAAGATCGAGCGCAAGGTCGGCGACTACGCGACCGCCGCCGCCGCCGTGCAGCTCACCGTGGACGACTCGGGCCGCGTGACCCGCGCCGGGGTGGCCCTGACGGCCGCCGGCCCACGCCCGGTGCGCGTGGAGGCCGCCGAGCGCATCCTGGTCGGGCAGCTGCTCAGCGAGAACCTGATCCTTGCGGCCAGCGACGAGGCCCGCGCCATCAGCGAGCCCTTCGCGGACAACCGTGGGGGCGTGGACTACAAGAAGGACATGGCCCGCGTGCTGGTCGCGCGTGGCCTGCGCCAGACCGCACAGCGTCTGAACATCACCCTGGGAGCCAGCGCATGA
- a CDS encoding saccharopine dehydrogenase family protein: protein MSKVIIIGAGGVAGVVAKKCAQNDSVFTEVLIATRTVSKADRIVAEIHEHFPQSRAKFTTATVDADNVPELVGLIQGFGPAMVINVALPYQDLTIMDACLETGVHYLDTANYEPRDVAKFEYSWQWAYQDRFKEKGLMALLGCGFDPGATQAFTAYLAKHHFAEIHELDIVDCNNGDHGKAFATNFNPEINIREITANGRYWENGQWVETRPLEISQDIYYPKVATRKSFVLYHEELESIVKHFPTIRRARFWMTFGENYIKHLNVLEGIGMTSIEPIDFRGQKIAPIEFLKAVLPAPESLAANYTGQTCIGVQAKGPGKNGKPNVHFVYNVKDHAECYREVQAQGVSYTTGVPAMIGAMLMLSGTWMQPGVWNVEQLDPDPFIDAMNTWGLPVDELAGIELVKA, encoded by the coding sequence ATGAGCAAGGTCATCATCATCGGAGCCGGCGGCGTCGCGGGCGTGGTCGCCAAGAAGTGCGCGCAGAACGATTCAGTGTTTACTGAAGTGCTGATCGCCACCCGGACGGTCAGCAAGGCCGACCGGATCGTGGCCGAGATCCATGAGCACTTCCCGCAGAGCCGGGCGAAATTCACGACCGCCACGGTGGACGCCGACAACGTGCCCGAGCTGGTGGGGCTGATCCAGGGCTTCGGCCCGGCCATGGTCATCAACGTGGCGCTGCCCTACCAGGATCTGACCATCATGGACGCCTGCCTGGAGACCGGTGTGCATTACCTCGACACCGCCAACTACGAGCCCAGGGACGTGGCGAAGTTCGAGTATTCCTGGCAGTGGGCGTATCAGGATCGGTTCAAGGAAAAGGGCCTGATGGCGCTGCTGGGCTGCGGCTTCGACCCCGGCGCGACCCAGGCCTTCACGGCCTACCTCGCCAAGCACCACTTCGCCGAAATCCACGAGCTGGACATCGTGGACTGCAACAACGGCGACCACGGCAAGGCCTTCGCCACCAACTTCAACCCGGAGATCAACATCCGCGAGATCACCGCCAACGGGCGCTACTGGGAAAACGGCCAGTGGGTCGAGACCCGGCCGCTGGAGATCTCGCAGGACATCTACTACCCCAAGGTCGCCACCCGCAAGAGCTTCGTGCTGTACCACGAGGAACTGGAGTCCATCGTCAAGCACTTCCCGACCATCAGGCGGGCGCGTTTCTGGATGACCTTCGGCGAGAACTACATCAAGCACCTGAACGTGCTGGAGGGCATCGGCATGACCTCCATCGAGCCCATCGACTTCCGGGGCCAGAAGATCGCGCCCATCGAGTTCCTGAAGGCCGTGCTGCCCGCGCCCGAGTCGCTGGCAGCCAACTACACCGGGCAGACCTGTATCGGTGTGCAGGCCAAGGGGCCGGGCAAGAACGGGAAACCCAACGTGCATTTCGTCTACAACGTCAAGGATCACGCCGAGTGCTACCGCGAGGTGCAGGCGCAGGGCGTGAGCTACACGACCGGCGTGCCCGCCATGATCGGCGCGATGCTGATGCTCAGCGGCACCTGGATGCAGCCCGGCGTCTGGAACGTGGAACAGCTCGACCCCGACCCGTTCATCGACGCCATGAACACCTGGGGCCTGCCGGTGGACGAGCTGGCGGGCATCGAACTCGTCAAGGCCTGA
- the aroA gene encoding 3-phosphoshikimate 1-carboxyvinyltransferase encodes MSSDGLPERFDVVVHPVSELRGELRAQPSKNYTTRYLLAAALAQGETRVVGVATSEDAHALLRCLKDWGAGVELVGDDAVIRGFGASPRAGVTLNPGNAGAVARFLMGVAALTTGTTFVTDHPESLGRRPQGDLLAALERLGARVSSQDGRLPVSISGPVRGGVVEVAADKSSQYASALMFLAPLLPGGLELRLTGEIKSHAPLRQTLDTLAAFGVRATADGTAEGDLSRISIPGGQTYRPGRVLVPGDYPGSAAILTAAALLPGEVRLSNLREHDLQGEREAVAVLREMGADIVREGDALTVRGGRPLRAVTRDGDGFTDAVQALSAAAASAQGTTTWENVSTLRLKECDRISDTRRELERLGLSVTETGDSLSITGAPTVAGGVTADGHGDHRMIMLLTLLGLRAQAPVTITGAHHIRKSYPTFFRHLETLGARFEYVPTDTP; translated from the coding sequence ATGAGTTCCGACGGTCTGCCCGAACGCTTCGACGTGGTTGTTCATCCGGTCTCGGAGCTGCGCGGTGAGCTGCGCGCCCAGCCCAGCAAGAACTACACGACGCGCTACCTGCTGGCGGCAGCGCTGGCCCAGGGTGAGACCCGCGTGGTGGGCGTGGCGACCAGCGAGGACGCCCACGCCCTGCTGCGCTGCCTGAAGGACTGGGGTGCGGGCGTGGAACTCGTGGGAGACGACGCCGTGATCCGGGGCTTCGGGGCCTCCCCCCGTGCGGGCGTGACCCTGAACCCCGGCAACGCCGGCGCCGTCGCCCGCTTCCTGATGGGCGTGGCCGCCCTGACGACCGGCACGACCTTCGTCACGGATCATCCGGAGTCGCTGGGCCGGCGCCCTCAGGGCGACCTGCTCGCGGCGCTGGAGCGGCTGGGCGCGCGGGTGAGCAGCCAGGACGGGAGGTTGCCCGTCTCCATCTCCGGCCCGGTGCGCGGCGGCGTGGTCGAGGTCGCCGCCGACAAGTCCAGCCAGTACGCCTCGGCCCTGATGTTCCTGGCGCCGCTGCTGCCCGGCGGACTGGAACTGCGCCTGACCGGCGAGATCAAGAGCCACGCCCCGCTGCGGCAGACGCTCGATACCCTGGCGGCCTTCGGGGTGCGGGCCACCGCCGACGGTACAGCCGAGGGCGACCTGAGCCGGATCAGCATTCCCGGCGGCCAGACCTACCGCCCCGGCCGGGTGCTGGTGCCGGGCGACTACCCCGGCTCGGCCGCCATCCTTACGGCGGCGGCGCTGTTGCCCGGCGAGGTGCGCCTCTCGAACCTGCGCGAACACGACCTGCAGGGCGAGCGTGAGGCGGTGGCCGTGCTGCGCGAGATGGGCGCCGACATCGTGCGCGAGGGCGACGCGCTGACCGTGCGCGGCGGCCGGCCCCTGCGGGCCGTGACCCGCGACGGCGACGGCTTCACCGACGCGGTGCAGGCCCTCAGTGCGGCGGCGGCGAGTGCCCAGGGCACGACCACCTGGGAGAACGTCTCGACCCTGCGCCTGAAGGAGTGTGACCGCATCTCCGACACCCGACGCGAACTCGAACGGCTCGGCCTGAGCGTCACGGAAACGGGGGACAGCCTGAGCATCACGGGCGCCCCCACCGTCGCGGGCGGCGTCACGGCCGACGGACACGGCGACCACCGCATGATCATGCTGCTCACCCTGCTGGGGCTGCGGGCTCAGGCCCCGGTCACGATCACGGGCGCCCACCACATCCGCAAGAGCTATCCGACGTTCTTCCGGCATCTGGAGACGCTGGGGGCACGCTTCGAGTACGTGCCGACCGACACGCCCTGA
- a CDS encoding (2Fe-2S)-binding protein produces the protein MTTAERETETTEVDPTRRVTLKINGKAYKQDVEPRKLLAYAIRDTGLKGTHVGCDSSACGCCVVVLDGDTPVKSCTMFAVQAEGREITTVEGLGQTGALHPLQQAFWDQHGLQCGYCTPGMLMTSYAMLQHHSDPTDQEVREFLGGNLCRCTGYNNIVKAVQQAAQVLRDDKVNQLANAATGGNA, from the coding sequence ATGACCACTGCCGAACGCGAGACCGAGACCACCGAAGTCGACCCCACCCGCCGCGTCACCCTGAAGATCAACGGCAAGGCCTACAAGCAGGATGTCGAGCCCCGCAAGCTGCTGGCCTACGCCATCCGCGACACCGGCCTCAAGGGCACGCATGTGGGCTGCGACTCCAGCGCCTGCGGCTGCTGCGTGGTCGTGCTGGACGGAGATACGCCGGTCAAGTCCTGCACCATGTTCGCCGTGCAGGCCGAGGGCCGCGAGATCACCACGGTCGAGGGCCTGGGCCAGACCGGCGCCCTGCACCCGCTGCAGCAGGCCTTCTGGGATCAGCACGGCCTGCAGTGCGGCTACTGCACCCCCGGCATGCTCATGACCTCCTACGCCATGCTCCAGCACCACAGCGACCCCACCGATCAGGAGGTGCGCGAGTTCCTGGGCGGCAACCTGTGCCGCTGCACCGGCTACAACAACATCGTCAAGGCCGTGCAGCAGGCGGCTCAGGTGCTGCGCGACGACAAGGTCAACCAGCTCGCGAATGCCGCCACCGGAGGAAATGCGTGA
- a CDS encoding PQQ-dependent sugar dehydrogenase → MKPLLLTCALALMAVGCTQPAQQTQPAPNQPAPSPPETSGFTVPAGFSVTLYAEGFQKPRFMAVAPGGDVLLSDPQAGTVSVLPDRNQDGKADSREVFASGLNQPHGLALHGGFLYVANTDSVVRFPFRAGDLKASGPAQKLVDLPAGGGHSTRTVEFGPDGRMYVSAGSSCNVCEETDPRRAAVWVYDADGKNGQPYATGLRNAVGLEWNAGTLYATNNGRDQLGDDLPPEGFYRLTAGGFYGWPYCYTTQPGQPQVWDKEFGRRSAAACAPATPAFALTTAHSAPLGLAFYTGQAFPAAYRGQMFVALHGSWNRSTKSGYKVITVDPASGKVSDFLTGFLKGDQVGGRPVDLAVLPGGALLLSDDGAGKVWRIGYTGP, encoded by the coding sequence ATGAAACCCCTTCTCCTGACGTGTGCCCTGGCCCTGATGGCGGTCGGGTGTACACAGCCTGCTCAGCAGACCCAGCCGGCGCCCAACCAGCCCGCACCCAGTCCGCCGGAGACCTCCGGCTTCACGGTGCCAGCCGGCTTCAGCGTCACGCTCTACGCCGAGGGCTTCCAGAAGCCGCGCTTCATGGCCGTGGCGCCGGGTGGCGACGTGCTGCTCAGCGATCCGCAGGCGGGCACCGTCAGCGTGTTGCCCGACCGCAACCAGGACGGCAAGGCCGACAGCCGGGAGGTGTTCGCCAGCGGCCTGAACCAGCCGCACGGGCTGGCGCTGCACGGCGGCTTCCTGTACGTGGCGAACACCGACAGCGTCGTGCGGTTTCCCTTCAGGGCGGGCGACCTGAAGGCCAGCGGCCCGGCGCAGAAGCTCGTGGATCTGCCCGCAGGGGGCGGTCACTCGACCCGCACCGTGGAATTCGGGCCCGACGGGCGGATGTACGTCTCGGCCGGCAGCTCCTGCAACGTCTGCGAGGAGACCGACCCCCGGCGCGCGGCCGTGTGGGTCTACGACGCCGACGGCAAGAACGGTCAGCCCTATGCGACGGGGCTGCGCAACGCCGTGGGCCTGGAGTGGAACGCCGGTACCCTCTACGCCACCAACAACGGCCGCGACCAGCTGGGCGACGACCTCCCGCCCGAGGGCTTCTACCGGCTGACTGCGGGCGGCTTCTATGGCTGGCCCTACTGTTACACCACCCAGCCGGGCCAGCCCCAGGTCTGGGACAAGGAGTTCGGCCGCAGGTCGGCCGCCGCCTGCGCCCCGGCCACGCCCGCCTTCGCCCTGACCACCGCCCACTCGGCCCCGCTGGGGCTGGCCTTCTACACCGGGCAGGCGTTCCCGGCCGCCTACCGGGGGCAGATGTTCGTGGCCCTGCACGGCTCGTGGAACCGCAGCACAAAGAGCGGCTACAAGGTGATCACGGTCGATCCGGCGAGCGGGAAGGTCAGCGACTTCCTCACCGGCTTTCTCAAGGGCGATCAGGTCGGTGGGCGGCCGGTCGATCTGGCGGTGCTGCCCGGCGGCGCCCTGCTGCTGAGCGACGACGGGGCGGGCAAGGTCTGGCGGATCGGGTATACCGGCCCCTGA
- a CDS encoding quinone oxidoreductase family protein has protein sequence MFALTFSRFGGPEVLEYREVPDPVPGPGQVLVRTRAVGLNYADLYRRRGTYHLRGEPPYIAGYEAAGVVEWAPDGSSFTPGQRVAFADSPFANAELVAVDQERLVALPDDVSFQQAAALLLQGLTADFLTRDSHALRSGERVLIHAAAGGVGGLLVQLAVAAGARVLGLTSGAGKAQRVRDLGAHATALYSEDWVAAARAFAPGGVDVAYDAVGTTLPRTLDALRIGGHAVFYGMAGGDPPPIDPRRLMDENKTLTGGDLWNVLTTADGRRERAGRLFGALRSGALQVPVTATFPLSRGAEAHTELERGSAGKILLLPG, from the coding sequence GTGTTTGCTCTGACGTTTTCCCGCTTCGGCGGCCCCGAGGTGCTGGAGTACCGCGAGGTGCCCGATCCCGTGCCGGGGCCGGGCCAGGTGCTCGTGCGAACCCGCGCGGTCGGGCTGAATTACGCCGACCTCTACCGGCGCCGGGGCACTTACCACCTGCGCGGCGAGCCGCCCTACATCGCCGGTTACGAGGCGGCCGGGGTGGTGGAGTGGGCGCCGGACGGGAGCAGCTTCACGCCGGGGCAGCGCGTGGCCTTCGCCGACAGCCCCTTTGCCAACGCCGAACTGGTCGCGGTGGATCAGGAGCGGCTGGTGGCCCTGCCGGACGACGTGAGCTTCCAGCAGGCGGCCGCGCTGCTCCTGCAGGGCCTGACCGCCGACTTCCTGACCCGCGACAGCCACGCCCTGAGATCCGGCGAGCGCGTGCTGATCCACGCGGCGGCGGGCGGGGTGGGCGGCCTGCTGGTGCAGCTCGCCGTGGCGGCCGGCGCCCGGGTGCTGGGCCTGACCTCCGGTGCCGGGAAGGCGCAGCGGGTGCGCGACCTGGGAGCCCACGCCACCGCCCTGTACAGCGAGGACTGGGTGGCGGCCGCCCGAGCCTTCGCGCCCGGCGGGGTGGACGTGGCCTACGACGCGGTGGGCACCACCCTGCCGCGCACGCTGGACGCCCTGCGGATCGGTGGACACGCGGTCTTCTACGGTATGGCCGGCGGCGACCCGCCCCCCATCGATCCCCGGCGCCTGATGGACGAGAACAAGACCCTGACGGGAGGCGACCTCTGGAACGTCCTGACGACCGCCGATGGGCGCCGGGAGCGGGCCGGACGGCTGTTCGGGGCGCTGCGCTCGGGCGCGCTGCAGGTACCCGTGACCGCCACCTTCCCGCTCTCGCGCGGCGCCGAGGCCCATACCGAGCTGGAACGCGGCAGCGCGGGCAAGATCCTGCTGTTACCGGGTTAA
- a CDS encoding putative 2OG-Fe(II) oxygenase, with translation MTQPAPSVKLMWPTPILERQLPDHEAVNAGLIELFARHREQHPGPDGSVYSSSDDLLERYDDESLKQLFAFVSQSVFQVAQSMNAAVWAGMPGMRLQLRVVGAWFQVQNHYGFHDIHTHGNCSWSGVYYVQIDDQARRAAHPHLGARNGLTRFYGPSLTLLGGAYQDLGNAYLQQATHDVQPQAGTLIVFPSWLNHKALPYDGALDRVIVSFNAQVHGQGGNRSAEFGFS, from the coding sequence ATGACCCAGCCCGCCCCGAGCGTCAAATTGATGTGGCCGACCCCCATTCTGGAACGCCAGTTGCCGGATCATGAGGCCGTCAACGCCGGCCTGATCGAGCTGTTCGCCCGTCACCGCGAGCAGCATCCGGGCCCAGACGGCAGCGTCTATTCCTCCTCGGACGATCTGCTGGAACGCTATGACGACGAGTCGCTCAAGCAGCTCTTCGCCTTCGTCTCGCAGTCGGTCTTTCAGGTGGCCCAGAGCATGAACGCGGCCGTCTGGGCCGGGATGCCGGGCATGCGGCTGCAACTGCGGGTGGTGGGGGCCTGGTTTCAGGTGCAGAACCACTACGGCTTCCACGACATCCACACCCACGGCAACTGCTCGTGGAGCGGCGTGTACTACGTGCAGATCGACGATCAGGCGCGGCGGGCGGCGCACCCTCACCTCGGCGCGCGCAACGGTCTGACGCGCTTTTACGGGCCGTCCCTGACCCTGCTGGGCGGCGCCTATCAGGATCTGGGGAATGCCTACCTGCAGCAGGCCACCCATGACGTGCAGCCCCAGGCCGGCACCCTGATCGTCTTTCCCAGCTGGCTGAATCACAAGGCGCTGCCCTACGACGGCGCCCTGGATCGGGTGATCGTCTCGTTCAATGCCCAGGTGCACGGTCAGGGCGGCAACCGGAGCGCCGAGTTCGGTTTCTCGTGA